In Agarivorans gilvus, one genomic interval encodes:
- the hrpB gene encoding ATP-dependent helicase HrpB, translating into MSALPIAQLFPELLAKLNQQRQFVIGAPPGAGKSTALPLMLLQQAKLPGKIILLEPRRLAARNIAQFLASQLAEPLGQTVGYQMRGEQRLSANTRLVVVTEGILTRLIQNDPELSDVAMIIFDEFHERSIHADLGLALSLEVQQVFKPELKLMLMSATLENQALLSLLPEALVLESAGRSFPISYSYHPIKRDWQWADNLAQLVLLAAQQQSGSILVFLPGNAEIRQLAERLSGRLPDELSLHQLYGKLSLAEQQAAIEPAEAGRRKLVLATNIAETSLTIEGISCVIDSGLERQASYHASSGTTRLQTKMICKASAIQRAGRAGRLQAGHCYRAYSEEQLNHRPFANPPEITRSELSRLLIELQQWGAEAEDLQWLDLPPAAHLAQARELLSELGLVSQGRLSKAAQQLGASGLAPRSVAMLQQAQSWQQQLSQPGLLWRACELAALLDVSGPLANGSLTQALLQLKGAQKQQYQQQLSRLAQRFKSQPAVSVAEYWDGLLLAQAFPDRIALKRQGHSYHCSGGFGVEVDQQQHHLAKQTALVVVELFWPEGHKQGKVALACELDLALLQQYQPSRFTTLLHCQWSDSAKRIVVEQQQRLAQLVLSSQAAEQVPAELISQAWLRQINNKGFGWLPLDDKALAWLERVRCAEQWFSELGLADFSQQALLDDAETWLALQLQSCRSWQQLKALDWLAALKSRLTWQQQQQLEQVVPSHYLAPSGNKVAIRYQLGQAPVVSIKLQEMFGQPQSPMLGNKVAITLELLSPGGKPLQLTQDLASFWQSAYVEVKKEMKGRYPKHPWPDDPVAAQATHKTKRQLAR; encoded by the coding sequence TTGAGTGCATTGCCCATAGCTCAATTGTTTCCCGAGTTATTAGCCAAACTTAACCAGCAGCGACAATTTGTGATTGGTGCTCCTCCAGGGGCGGGCAAGTCCACCGCCTTGCCTTTAATGCTGCTACAACAAGCTAAGTTGCCGGGTAAAATTATTTTGCTCGAGCCGCGGCGTTTGGCGGCGCGCAATATTGCTCAGTTTCTTGCTTCTCAATTAGCCGAGCCGCTAGGGCAAACGGTGGGTTATCAAATGCGTGGCGAGCAGCGCTTATCGGCGAATACCCGTTTGGTGGTGGTAACCGAGGGGATCCTAACCCGCTTGATTCAAAATGATCCCGAGCTTAGCGATGTGGCGATGATTATTTTTGATGAGTTTCATGAGCGCAGCATACATGCCGACTTAGGTTTGGCCTTGAGCTTGGAAGTTCAGCAAGTGTTTAAGCCGGAACTTAAATTGATGCTGATGTCGGCCACTTTAGAAAACCAGGCTTTATTGTCACTACTGCCTGAGGCGCTAGTGCTAGAAAGTGCTGGGCGCAGTTTTCCGATTAGCTATAGCTATCACCCGATAAAACGCGATTGGCAGTGGGCCGATAACTTGGCTCAATTGGTATTGCTGGCGGCGCAACAGCAAAGTGGCAGCATCTTGGTATTTTTACCGGGTAATGCTGAAATTCGCCAATTAGCAGAACGCCTGAGTGGGCGCTTGCCAGATGAACTGAGCTTACATCAGCTCTATGGTAAGTTGAGTTTGGCCGAGCAACAGGCGGCGATTGAGCCCGCAGAAGCGGGGCGGCGTAAACTGGTGTTGGCGACCAACATTGCCGAAACCAGTTTAACCATTGAGGGTATCTCTTGTGTGATAGACAGTGGTTTGGAGCGTCAGGCTAGTTATCACGCCAGTAGTGGAACCACCCGCTTGCAAACTAAAATGATTTGCAAGGCCTCGGCGATTCAGCGCGCTGGACGGGCAGGGCGTTTGCAGGCTGGACATTGTTATCGCGCCTATAGCGAAGAGCAATTAAACCATCGCCCCTTTGCCAATCCGCCGGAGATAACTCGCAGTGAGCTAAGCCGTTTGCTGATTGAGTTACAGCAGTGGGGAGCCGAAGCCGAGGACTTACAATGGTTGGATCTGCCGCCCGCTGCCCATTTGGCGCAAGCGCGCGAGTTGTTAAGCGAGCTTGGTCTAGTCTCTCAAGGCCGCTTGAGCAAAGCTGCTCAGCAGCTGGGGGCGAGTGGTTTAGCGCCACGTAGTGTGGCCATGTTGCAGCAAGCGCAGTCTTGGCAACAGCAGCTATCGCAGCCCGGACTGTTGTGGCGAGCCTGTGAATTAGCCGCCTTATTGGATGTGAGTGGGCCGCTTGCTAATGGCTCGCTAACTCAGGCTTTATTGCAATTAAAAGGGGCGCAAAAACAGCAGTATCAGCAGCAGCTTTCTCGCCTCGCTCAGCGTTTTAAGAGCCAGCCCGCGGTTAGCGTTGCCGAGTATTGGGATGGCTTACTATTGGCGCAGGCCTTTCCTGATAGGATCGCGCTAAAACGCCAAGGGCACAGTTACCATTGTAGTGGGGGTTTTGGCGTGGAGGTGGATCAACAACAGCATCACTTAGCTAAGCAAACAGCCTTGGTGGTGGTTGAACTGTTTTGGCCAGAAGGGCATAAGCAGGGCAAGGTGGCATTGGCCTGTGAGTTGGATTTGGCGCTGTTACAACAGTATCAACCCAGCCGCTTCACTACCCTGTTACACTGTCAGTGGTCGGATAGCGCCAAGCGCATCGTGGTGGAGCAACAGCAGCGTTTGGCACAGCTAGTGCTCAGTAGCCAAGCGGCTGAGCAGGTGCCCGCAGAGTTAATAAGCCAAGCGTGGTTGAGGCAAATTAATAACAAGGGTTTTGGCTGGCTTCCTCTGGATGATAAGGCTCTAGCTTGGTTGGAACGAGTGCGCTGTGCTGAGCAATGGTTTAGCGAGTTGGGATTGGCTGATTTTAGCCAACAGGCCCTGCTTGATGATGCCGAAACTTGGCTGGCCTTGCAGTTACAGAGCTGCCGTAGTTGGCAGCAGTTGAAGGCGCTGGATTGGTTAGCAGCCTTAAAATCGCGGCTTACTTGGCAACAACAGCAGCAACTTGAGCAAGTGGTTCCCAGTCATTACTTAGCGCCTTCGGGGAATAAAGTGGCGATTCGTTATCAGCTTGGTCAAGCACCGGTGGTATCGATTAAGTTGCAAGAAATGTTTGGTCAGCCGCAATCCCCGATGCTGGGCAATAAAGTGGCTATTACCTTAGAGCTGCTCTCTCCGGGGGGGAAACCCTTGCAGTTGACCCAGGATTTAGCCAGCTTTTGGCAATCTGCCTATGTTGAAGTGAAAAAAGAAATGAAAGGGCGTTATCCTAAGCATCCTTGGCCAGATGATCCGGTGGCGGCGCAGGCTACGCATAAAACTAAACGTCAGTTGGCTCGTTAG
- the mrcB gene encoding penicillin-binding protein 1B, translating into MSPKKPSSAAKKPTSKAAPRKKAGAKPAAKRRASSAKNKSSTKPSWGKRLWQLSWKLGLVVMVMLLAWGVLLDSKIQQRFSGDKWQLPAAVYGRELQLYPGLRLSRKELQDELALLNYRKVKRARRGGEYAVSKTRIEVVRRQFEFADGLEPELPMLLTFSPSRLTKIQHRDSGEEIAQTRLDPVLLERLNVSEQEDRLFVPLQEIPESLKKALILTEDRQFYQHDGVSPLAIARALVVNVKAGRTVQGGSTITQQLAKNFFLTRERTLWRKLQEAYMALLIDFRYSKDEILESYFNEVYLGQNGSNAVHGIGLASYFYFGRPVSDLSVEQVALLVAVIKGPSYYDPWRHQQRALNRRDLVLRILAEEGELSSEAYQLAVQQPLGLSERGSMGYQKTPGFVSLVKRELRQHASDWREHNGVKVFTTLDPLSQRHAQTAAQAVLAELDKGAKNQLQTAMVISERYSGAIRALIGGREKNNQGFNRALDARRPIGSLVKPFVYLSAFEQGHQLGELLENSPLSVPLDDGSQWQPQNYDKTTGEPVMLVDALAHSLNIPTVRLGLAVGLDSVVNTLHKAGLQEQVQAYPSLLLGSLTLSPFQMAQLYQTLGGDGEYRPLYAVQQVNDAHGQVLYRADLSAERRWSEMGNYLSLYAMSQVTRNGTARSLKWRIPKVDLAGKTGTTNDLRDSWYVGIDQREIVTVWVGRDDNKPAGVTGSSAALPVYAAYLKTSYPQSLRPMQPDNLAWVHFAQSSGQPVAAGCGDSQLLPAPNEQTKLAKGCVKQAASKAKTWLQSLFN; encoded by the coding sequence ATGAGTCCTAAAAAGCCCAGTTCTGCAGCCAAGAAACCCACAAGTAAAGCCGCACCGCGTAAAAAGGCCGGTGCTAAACCAGCGGCCAAGCGGCGCGCTAGTTCAGCGAAAAATAAGTCTAGTACTAAGCCATCCTGGGGCAAGCGTCTATGGCAATTAAGTTGGAAGCTAGGCTTAGTGGTGATGGTGATGTTACTCGCTTGGGGTGTGCTGCTTGATAGCAAAATCCAGCAGCGTTTTAGCGGCGACAAGTGGCAGCTTCCTGCGGCGGTGTACGGCCGTGAGTTACAGCTTTATCCGGGGCTGCGTTTAAGCCGTAAAGAGTTGCAAGATGAATTGGCTTTGCTGAATTATCGTAAGGTGAAACGTGCCCGACGTGGCGGCGAATACGCGGTATCGAAAACCCGTATTGAAGTGGTGCGGCGCCAGTTTGAATTTGCCGACGGCCTAGAGCCCGAGTTGCCGATGTTGCTTACTTTTAGTCCTTCTCGTCTAACCAAGATCCAACATCGCGATAGTGGTGAAGAGATCGCGCAAACTCGCTTGGACCCAGTATTACTAGAGCGGCTTAACGTGAGCGAGCAAGAAGACCGCTTGTTTGTGCCCTTGCAGGAAATACCCGAAAGTCTAAAGAAAGCCTTGATCCTCACCGAAGATCGCCAGTTCTATCAACATGATGGTGTCTCGCCCTTGGCGATTGCCCGAGCTTTGGTGGTGAATGTAAAAGCCGGACGCACAGTGCAGGGTGGCAGTACCATTACTCAGCAATTGGCTAAAAACTTCTTCCTTACTCGCGAGCGCACGCTGTGGCGTAAGTTACAAGAGGCCTATATGGCCTTGCTGATCGACTTTCGTTATAGCAAAGATGAAATTCTAGAGAGTTATTTCAACGAAGTTTACCTTGGGCAAAATGGCAGCAATGCGGTACACGGCATTGGGCTTGCTAGTTATTTCTACTTTGGGCGACCCGTTAGTGACCTAAGCGTAGAGCAGGTTGCTTTATTGGTGGCGGTGATTAAAGGACCATCCTATTACGATCCGTGGCGGCATCAGCAACGCGCCTTGAATCGTCGAGATCTCGTGCTGCGTATTTTAGCCGAAGAAGGAGAGCTATCTTCCGAAGCCTATCAGCTGGCGGTGCAGCAGCCGCTAGGTTTGAGTGAACGCGGTAGCATGGGTTATCAAAAGACCCCCGGTTTTGTTTCTTTAGTAAAACGAGAACTACGCCAGCACGCCAGCGATTGGCGTGAGCATAACGGAGTGAAGGTATTTACTACCCTCGATCCCCTATCACAGCGTCATGCGCAAACTGCGGCTCAGGCTGTGTTAGCCGAGTTGGATAAGGGCGCGAAAAATCAGTTGCAAACAGCGATGGTGATTAGCGAGCGCTATAGCGGAGCGATCCGCGCCTTAATTGGCGGTAGAGAAAAAAACAATCAGGGCTTTAACCGAGCTTTAGATGCACGCCGTCCGATTGGCTCGTTAGTTAAACCCTTTGTTTACCTCAGTGCTTTTGAGCAAGGTCATCAATTGGGTGAATTATTAGAAAACAGCCCCTTAAGCGTGCCCTTGGATGATGGTAGCCAATGGCAACCGCAAAACTACGATAAAACTACAGGTGAGCCTGTTATGTTAGTAGATGCCTTGGCTCATTCTTTAAATATTCCTACGGTGAGGCTTGGTTTAGCAGTGGGTTTAGACTCGGTCGTGAATACCTTGCATAAAGCCGGTTTGCAGGAGCAAGTTCAAGCTTATCCTTCTTTATTGCTAGGCAGCCTCACTCTTTCTCCTTTCCAAATGGCTCAGCTCTATCAAACCTTGGGGGGCGACGGTGAGTATCGTCCCTTGTATGCAGTGCAGCAAGTTAACGATGCTCATGGCCAAGTTTTATATCGCGCCGACCTGAGTGCAGAGCGCCGCTGGTCGGAAATGGGCAACTACTTAAGTCTTTACGCTATGAGCCAAGTGACACGTAACGGCACTGCGCGTTCCTTAAAGTGGCGTATTCCTAAGGTGGATTTGGCAGGAAAAACCGGTACTACAAACGACTTACGAGATAGCTGGTATGTGGGCATCGACCAGCGCGAGATAGTTACAGTGTGGGTGGGGCGCGATGATAATAAACCCGCCGGTGTAACCGGATCTTCAGCCGCCTTGCCGGTGTATGCGGCCTACTTAAAAACCTCTTACCCGCAATCTTTGAGGCCGATGCAACCTGATAACTTAGCGTGGGTGCATTTTGCTCAGTCAAGCGGGCAACCGGTGGCTGCTGGCTGTGGTGATAGTCAACTATTGCCAGCGCCAAATGAGCAAACTAAATTAGCTAAAGGCTGCGTAAAGCAGGCCGCCAGCAAAGCTAAAACTTGGCTACAAAGTCTATTTAATTAA
- a CDS encoding dUTP diphosphatase — MLQANQAQIMLQLQDKMNAKVNPEWLVTRSPFLRAVVIEGAEAIEHHGWKWWKKQDCDLAQLQMELVDIWHFILSELLLQAEGEHQQAQAAIFADIDQQSVQFDGQDYHFSELELLQKLELLIGLAAAKRCSIGLFSALLVDCQMSWVELYQQYVSKNVLNFFRQDNGYKQGTYRKTWDGREDNEHLVELMTQLDASADSFQDDLYQALHQRYAVSK, encoded by the coding sequence ATGCTACAAGCAAATCAGGCACAAATAATGTTGCAACTGCAAGACAAGATGAATGCCAAGGTGAATCCCGAGTGGCTGGTCACTCGTTCTCCGTTTTTGCGTGCGGTTGTGATAGAAGGGGCTGAAGCCATCGAACATCATGGATGGAAATGGTGGAAGAAGCAGGATTGTGATTTGGCCCAGTTACAAATGGAGCTAGTCGATATTTGGCATTTTATTTTGTCAGAATTACTGCTGCAGGCCGAGGGTGAACATCAGCAGGCGCAAGCGGCGATTTTTGCTGATATTGACCAGCAGAGCGTGCAGTTTGATGGCCAAGATTACCATTTTTCCGAGCTTGAACTACTGCAGAAGCTAGAGTTGTTAATTGGTTTAGCCGCTGCCAAACGTTGTAGCATCGGCTTGTTTTCCGCTCTGCTGGTAGATTGTCAAATGTCTTGGGTAGAGTTGTATCAGCAATATGTCAGCAAAAACGTATTAAATTTCTTTCGTCAAGACAACGGTTACAAGCAGGGAACCTATCGTAAAACTTGGGATGGCCGTGAAGACAATGAGCATTTAGTTGAATTAATGACTCAGTTAGACGCTTCTGCCGACAGTTTTCAGGATGATTTGTACCAAGCGCTACATCAACGCTACGCTGTATCAAAATAA